One region of Ictalurus furcatus strain D&B chromosome 17, Billie_1.0, whole genome shotgun sequence genomic DNA includes:
- the sars2 gene encoding serine--tRNA ligase, mitochondrial — translation MKCAIWDRAESRLGFGHFKVMHWSKMASSIGTVTRFRSLFCLTSTVKQYVWNTPGRIFSSCSSGRAQNRSSLFEHIKEGYSDKPELDMRRLCEHTEQVITELENRKGDLGAGDVRAIISAWKQLQEVQEEINELEEHKKMISDKVRTLVEQHDKKVLSGLMAYKSLREEGRKIRVRLSQLYSRQSDLEEEYYCRALRLPNRTHPDVPIGDESQAKVVEMVGHKAEFEFKAKGHLEIGENLDIIRQRRLAHVSGHRSYYLRGAGAQLQIALQNFALDLLQKRGFIPMVVPDMLKGVVFEGCGMQPYAHLSQVYSLDPSRFPNLNLAGTGEVGVAGYFMDHAVNLKDLPVRTVCTSTCYRAETDTGREAWGLYRVHHFNKVEMFGVTADESGQESSQLLDEFVLLQKEIFSSLKLHFRVLDMPTQELGAPAFRKYDIEAWMPGRESYGEISSASNCTDYQSRRLNILYERNDGSFKYAHTVNATACAIPRTIIALLETHQTKEGTVHVPEVLQPYLGLEVIEKPSYTPLKYIGPNQPNRTPRSISKSSN, via the exons ATGAAGTGCGCCATTTGGGACAGGGCCGAAAGTCGTTTGGGATTCGGCCATTTTAAAGTCATGCACTGGAGCAAAATGGCGTCCTCCATAGGAACTGTCACACGCTTTCGCTCGCTTTTCTGCTTGACATCAACAGTGAAACAATACGTGTGGAACACACCGGGACGGATTTTCAGCTCGTGTTCCTCTGGTCGTGCCCAGAACAGGAGCAGCCTTTTCGAGCACATTAAGGAGGGCTACAGTGATAAACCCGAGCTGGACATGAGGAGACTCTGTGAACACACCGAACAAGTCATTACTGAGTTGGAGAACAGGAAAGGAGATTTAGGGGCAGGCGATGTCCGAGCTATT ATATCAGCATGGAAGCAGCTGCAGGAGGTGCAGGAAGAGATCAACGAGTTGGAAGAACATAAGAAAATGATCAGTGATAAAGTCCGGACTCTTGTG GAGCAGCATGACAAAAAAGTCCTGTCTGGT CTTATGGCGTACAAGTCTTTGAGAGAAGAGGGCCGAAAGATCAGAGTGAGGTTGAGTCAGCTGTACTCAAGACAGAGTGACTTGGAGGAGGAATATTATTGTCGAGCTCTGAGGCTTCCCAACAGAACACATCCAGATGTG CCTATTGGAGATGAGAGCCAGGCGAAGGTGGTTGAAATGGTTGGACATAAAGCTG AGTTTGAATTCAAAGCCAAAGGCCACCTTGAAATTGGAGAAAATCTGGATATCATAAGACAGCG aCGCCTTGCTCATGTGTCAGGTCACAGGTCGTACTATCTGAGGGGAGCAGGAGCCCAACTTCAGATTGCATTACAGAACTTTGCTCTCGACCTCCTTCAGAAAAGG GGGTTTATCCCAATGGTAGTTCCAGACATGCTGAAAGGAGTCGTGTTT GAAGGTTGTGGGATGCAGCCTTATGCTCACCTCTCGCAGGTTTACTCTCTGGACCCAAGCCGCTTCCCCAACCTTAATCTTGCTGGGACGGGTGAAGTCGGAGTTGCAG GTTACTTTATGGACCATGCTGTGAATTTGAAAGACCTACCAGTAAG GACAGTGTGTACTAGCACATGTTACAGAGCAGAAACTGATACAGGCAGAGAAGCCTGGGGCCTCTACAGGGTTCATCACTTTAACAAG GTCGAGATGTTTGGTGTAACAGCTGATGAATCTGGTCAGGAGAGTTCTCAGTTGTTAGATGAGTTTGTTCTGTTGCAGAAGGAGATTTTCTCTTCACTCAAGCTCCATTTCAG AGTTTTGGACATGCCCACTCAGGAGCTGGGGGCACCAGCCTTCAGGAAGTATGACATTGAAGCATGGATGCCAGGCCGTGAAAGTTATGGTGAG ATCTCCAGTGCATCTAACTGCACTGACTACCAGAGCCGAAGACTGAACATTCTCTATGAGAGAAATGATGGCAGTTTTAAGTATGCGCACACA GTGAATGCTACAGCTTGTGCTATTCCACGCACCATTATTGCACTTCTggaaacacatcaaacaaaa GAAGGAACTGTACATGTTCCAGAAGTTTTGCAGCCTTACCTTGGCTTAGAGGTGATTGAAAAGCCTTCATACACTCCCCTGAAATACATCGGACCAAATCAGCCCAACCGTACACCTCGTTCCATTTCTAAAAGCTCCAACTAA